Proteins encoded in a region of the Zea mays cultivar B73 chromosome 4, Zm-B73-REFERENCE-NAM-5.0, whole genome shotgun sequence genome:
- the LOC103654086 gene encoding RING-H2 finger protein ATL80, with the protein MRTPASLLHSHSAIADTPSPAALLLPAHVEEQQAISVDSDTVVILSSLLCALICVAGLALVARCACRRGGGASVSVSATTSGGRSSAQAPSGLEKAAIEALPTVSVSSSLKQASRRDAADKEECAICLAAFVEGDQLRVLPRCAHGFHAACVDTWLAAHASCPSCRATIVSVVSPLCRRCGAACCDQQEETPMAAPEPAAAGRGLHA; encoded by the coding sequence ATGCGCACTCCGGCGAgcctcctccactcccactcagcCATCGCTGACACCCCATCTCCGGCTGCTCTCCTGCTCCCTGCTCACGTAGAGGAGCAGCAGGCCATCTCCGTGGACTCCGACACGGTGGTCATCCTGTCGTCCCTCCTCTGTGCCCTCATCTGCGTGGCCGGCCTCGCGCTTGTCGCCCGGTGCGCCTGCCGTAGAGGAGGAGGAGCCTCTGTTTCAGTGTCGGCCACCACCAGCGGCGGCAGGTCGTCCGCCCAGGCGCCCAGCGGACTGGAGAAGGCGGCCATCGAGGCGCTGCCCACCGTCTCCGTCTCTTCTTCCCTGAAACAAGCAAGTAGAAGAGACGCCGCCGACAAGGAGGAGTGCGCCATCTGCCTGGCGGCGTTCGTGGAGGGAGACCAGCTCCGTGTGCTGCCGCGCTGTGCCCACGGCTTCCACGCGGCCTGCGTCGATACCTGGCTCGCCGCCCACGCCAGCTGCCCCTCCTGCCGCGCCACCATCGTCTCCGTCGTATCGCCGCTGTGCCGGAGGTGCGGGGCGGCGTGCTGCGACCAGCAGGAGGAAACCCCCATGGCAGCACCGGAGCCTGCTGCTGCGGGGAGGGGCTTGCATGCTTAG